ATGTCATGCGTTTTTTGAAAACGATAGAGAGCGATGCTGTTAGCAAACTTATGCTATTGGTTCCAGTCGTCTATATGATTTCGCTTTTCTTTGTTTTTTTTCTGGTTTATTTCGCTTACCGTTATCAGTTAGACAATCGCAAAAAAGAATTCGGGTTGTATCTGATGCTTGGTATGAAACGAAGCACGCTTTTTGCTATGCTGATGAGTGAAACCATTTGGAACAGCTTAATATCCATTCTGATTGGCTTGCCGATTTCGTTACTCCTCACGGAGGGGATTAGTCTTGCAACGGCAAAGCTGGTCGGACTTGGTATAATCGGGCATAGAATTTCGTTTTCCATATCGGCTGTGCTTGGAACAGTTGTCGGGTTTATAGCAGTTCAAATGATAGCTATGTTGTTTTTGAGCGCTTCATTCAGTCGCAAAGAGCCAATGGAACTGCTACGCTCGGATTCCCCCGAAAAGCAAGTGCCACTATCAGCAAAAACGGGATGGCTCTGCTTTGGTGTTGGTCTGATGTTCCTGATTTTAGCATATGTGGTTGGAGTTACGATGCTAAGAAGCTTTGATTTTAACATTGTCATGCTGATTATTATCCTTGGTGGGGGTGGAACCTTTATTCTGTATCGGGGTATGGGCGTATTCATTGGTCATAACATCCAACAGAAAAGCCCAATGCGTTCAGGATTGTTTACCTTTACAGGCCGACAGATTCAGGAGAATGTAATTCATCAGTACAAAGCACTGGCAATTTCGTCCTTGCTTTTAGTAATGGCGTTAGCATGCGTATCCTTTGGTATAGGTGTTGCTTCAGGCCGAGGATCGACGGAAGTTAGAACAGTGGATTTTTCTATTGATGGAAGCGAACAGGAAGTGCGCAGGGTTTTAGATTCGGAAGCAAGTAAATCAATGATTGCTGTATATTATCCTATGTTTTTAAGTCGTATGAATACAAACCTGTATGATAATACCGGTGTAGTACTGAGAAGCGAGCCAAATGCCCGTGATTTTTCTTGGACCGGGCTCAATGCTGCCCTCGAAAAACTGCCCGAAACGAATCTGAGAAATAATATGATTGAAAACTTTTCTGACCGATCAGGCCCGTATTTAATTTCAGAAACCAGCTACAACGAACTCTTACAGGCGATCGGTAAAGAGCAGATTCAACTGAAGATGAATCAAGTTGCGCTGTACACTTCCATGAAGGACAGCGGTGACTTTATGAACATTCTGAATGGCGCACTGGAACTTGGAGCTTATATCGAAGTTGACGGTCAAAAATACGAACTATTATCCAGCGTTTACTATGATAATGTGGTTGCTGACCGCAAAATCACACTCAGCAGCGCCTTAATCGTTTCTGATGAAGACTACCGAAATTGGGTTTCTGATGCCAGCACCCCTTTCTGCTGGAATGTTGTGCTGAATCATAAGGTCGTAAATGAAAAGGGCTTAATGCAGGCAATTCAATTGATGGAACAAAACATCATGGGAACAGGCTTGGAATATGAAAGCTATATAAGCGGCATTGGCAGAAATCTCTTTTATACCGTAGCCGCAAGTTACCTGACCATCTATCTTGGTGTATTGTTCATGGTAATTGCAAACACAGTAATCGGATTGAAATATTTGATGCAACAACGGGCAAATAAGCACCGTTACATTACCCTGCTTATGCTTGGAGCCAATGTAAACGAGCTTCGCAAATCGGCAAGATCGCAAATCAGACTGTTTTTTGCTTTGACGCTTAGCGTAGCGGTATGCAGTTCCATCTTCGCAATCTGGTCGATGTTTACAAGCTTTCTAAAATTGCCAGTAGGAACATCGATGTCAAAAGTTGTTGTAATTGCAGGAATTTCCGCTATTCTGTTTGTTGTGATAGAATGCATTTATATTCACATTGTGGAACACGCCAGCAGTCGTGAAATACAAGCATTACGGGTAACAGATCGGGGGTGATGCGTTTTGAATAAGATCATAGTCATCGAAGATGATATTTACTTGCGAGAAGAACTTGTCAATACCTTCGTAAAGAAGGGGTACTCAGTATCGAGTATCTCTTCTTTTGACGCACCCGAAAAAGAAATACTGAACAATAACCCCGACTTGGCAGTATTAGACATAAACCTTCCGGGTAAATCTGGATTTGAGTTATGTAAGTGGCTTAAAGCGAGAGCTTCTTTCCCAATTCTTATTTTAACAGCGCGCGATACCCTATCAGATGAATTGTACGCATTGGGGCTTGGTGCAGATGATTTTCTTACAAAACCATGCCACCCTGACCGGCTCATAGCACGTGCTGAGCGATTGCTTCAAACATACGGGAAAGTGAGAAACCTGATACAAGCAGGAGACATTGTATTAGATATTGACACATATAAAGTGATTTGGAAAAATGCTCATGTTGTCTTATCAGATACGGAAGGAAGAATTCTAAAAGTTCTGCTTGAATGTTATCCATCCGTTGTTTCAAAACAGAAATTGCTTATAGAGCTTTGGGGTAGCGAAGAGTACGTTGACGAAAACATTCTTCAAGTAAATATGACCCGGCTGAGAAAGAGCTTGGATTCTATCGGCCTTAGAGATATGATACAAACTGTTCGCGGCCAAGGTTACCGACTGGAGGTGAGCAAGCCGTGAAGCGACAGAAAATGAGTTTGAAAGCGGAAAGGCATTGGTTTATCTTATTACTTTTAACGGACCTGTTTTTTATTTTTCTAACATGGCTGATAGGCCCAGACACCATCGGAAGTATTATTTTTATTATCTTGCTTTTTACCGCCATTATTTTTTCTACAGGTTACTGGATTGCCCGAATAAAACAAAAAAAACAGATAGGGATACTGCAACTTTTTCTGAACAGCCTGGATGAAGAAACGGAACAACGCTTATTGGCAACAGTGGATGAATCTTGGCATCCCGCAATATGGATAGCTTCAGGGCAGTTGAGAGAGCAATCCCAAACGATAAAAGACAAACAACTGGAACTGCAAAACTATCAGGAGTTTATCGAGGCATGGACGCACGAAATCAAAACACCTCTGTCTCTTGCAACATTGGTTTTAGCCAACCATAGGGAAGAAATGTCAGCATATGTTTATAATCGGATGGAGTATGTACGCTGTACTATTAACAACGATGTTGATCGAATATTATACTATGCTCGGCTTCAGGCTGACCATGTGGATTATAGATTTGTGAAATTGGATTTAAGCGACTGCGTACAGGAGTGCCTTGAAGATTTTCGCGCAATATCTGATGAAAAGAAAATTGATGTACAGCTAAATCTATCACATTTGCAGATTATAAGCGACAAAAAAGTCCTTACCTTCATGCTCTCGCAGCTTTTCAGCAATGCCTTTAAGTATACAGCGTCTGTCAACGGCACTATACACGTCGTAAGTTGGTCGGACACTCAGGATGATGGTAAAATACATCTTGCCGTCCGAGATAATGGCAAAGGTGTTCCACTGGAAGATCTCCCATTCTTATTTGACAAAGGGTTTACCGGAAGCCATCCGGATCGACAGAACGCAACAGGTATGGGCTTATACCTCGTAAAAAAGTATGCCGAAGCATTATCGGTTGAGGTAAATATTGAATCAATATCGACATCGGGACAAGGATTTGGCATCGAGCTGATGTTTCCTATTATTTAAAGATGAAAAGATACAGCAGATAAAAAAGTATAAAAGAAAGACTGCACTAAAGGTTTTATCCTTCGGTGCAGTCTTTGCTTTCGAGTCTCCGCTTGAAGAGAGTCGGTCAATAATTCACTTGTTTTCGTAAATCCCTAAGTTGAACTCCCTTTGGCCCGGCTTTTTATTAAAATTCTTTTTTATTGTATATGGAAATTGAAACGAATATGGATAGTATAAAAATAATGATAATGGCAACAGGTGAGAAATATAAAAGAGGTTTTAATGCTTCTTCATCTGGTAATTTTATTCCTAAATTTGAAAGAAATACTAGAAGCATGGTTGGAGCGAATAATATAATTATCATTAAAGTACGGCCTTTTTCAATTCCGAATTTAAAAAGTACTGGAAAAACAAAAGCTATTAATAGTAGTACAGAACTTAGAATGCTTATATCCGCTATAATACTTTCCATTAACAATTCTTTATTGAATAATAAACTGGATACGATGGAGATTATAAAAGCTATTAAGGCAAATATTAGACCGAGTATATATCTGCTGAGTACTAAATCTTTTCTGGATAATGGCATCGTCAGGGCATACCTGTCCCAATTATTTTTTTCATCATAAGCCATTGCAGTGATGGGAAGCATAACTGCTAGTATGGAGAGCATTGAACCGAACATAGTAGCATTGCCATTGGCTCTACTCAGGAAAAAGTAAAATATTAAAAGAATAACATATACCTTGGAATGCCTTTTTAAATTATAAATATCTTTTAATATAAGACCTGTCATACCATCTGCTCCTTTATATAAAATATCATAATATCTTCAATATCCGCCTTGTCTATAACATAGTTTCCCTTTAGCTCATTCTTTAAAACTAATGCTTCTATTCCAAATTTATTTTTCCTTACTCCTTTAATGACAGCAGGATTGACTTGCTCAAATTCTTCTTCTGTACATTTTAATATTCCATAGCGCTCTAATAATTCATCTTTAGGCTCTGAAAGTACAATCTTGCCTTTATGGATAAAGGTGATATAATCGCAGATTTTTTCTAAATCGCTGATAATATGAGAAGAAACAAAGATCGAATGGGATTCATCCTGAATAAATTCTAAAAATATATCTAGAATCTCTTCTCTTACAATGGGGTCCAGACCGCTGGTTGCTTCATCTAAAATGAGTATTTTAGAATCATGGGATAGGGCAACGGCTATGGCTAGTTTCATTTTCATGCCTCTTGAATATTCCTTGATTAATTTACTTTCAGCGATTGAGAATTTCTGAATAAAGCTGTGGAACTGATCCTCATCCCAGGTTTTATATACTTTTTTCATGATTTTATTAATTTCTCTTGCATTTAAGTTTTCAGGAAAACATAATTCGTTCATGACAACACCTATGTTTTCTTTGATGGAATTTAATTCGGTCTTGTTATCTTTTCCTAAAATCGTAATTTTTCCTTCATCCCGCTTCACTAGATCCATAATCAGTTTGATTGTAGTGCTTTTCCCAGCTCCGTTTTCTCCTATAAAGCCCATGATACAGCCTTTGGGCAAATAAACGTTGATATGATCCAATTTAAAATCTTTATACTCTTTAGTTACATTTTCTAAAGTCAATGCGTATTCCATACATTACTCTCCTTTATACATCAGTGTCAGCATTTCAATTAATTCTTCCAAGCTGATTCCGTAGAGATTAGCCAAATCAATAATTTCCTGCATATGATTTTCAATTTCTTTCAGTTGCTGTTCCTTAATCAACTCCAGATTTTTGGAAGCAACAAAGCTTCCTTTGCCTGTAATAGAAACAATAAAACCTTCTTTTTCTAATTCCTCATAAGCTCGTTTTGTTGTAATTACACTGATTCTGAGTTCTTTAGCCAGAAGCCTCATGGATGGAAGAGCATCACCTTCATTGAGTTCACCCGAAATAATCAGTGCTTTGATCTGAGATACAATTTGCTCATAAATAGGTTGATTGCTTGAGTTGCTTATAATTATGTTCATCGTTATCACCATCGTTATATTGTATATACTCATTATATACAATATAACAACTTTGTCAATAACATTTGGAAAAGTTATTCCTATCTTTTTTGTGTATGTTTTTGAGGTTCAAATATTCAATAAATGAAAACAGTATGAAGGTAGATGTCAATGAATCCATTAAATCTAATACGGAAAAAGAAGTGAAAGAAGAAGCAGGGTTGGATGTTATTGCCGATCGTGTTATTGCAATTCAGGATCGCAATAAGCATAATGTACCAATCTATGCTTATGGCATCTGTAAAGTCTTTGTATTGTGTAAACTTGTTGGAGGAAGTTTTGCTAAGAATTCCGAAACCTTGGAAAGTGGATATTTTTCTCTGGATGAATTGCCTAAGCTGGCGGAAGAAAAAAATACCAGAGAGCAAATTGCGATGTGTTTTCGGGCAGCCATGGATCCACAATGGAAAGTTTTATTCGATTAAAGGAGCAAACTGTAGAAAATATTTTTTAATTATTTATAAGATGAGCTCGTAACCCTTTTAGAGGTAAGGCAGATGATCCTTTATACTCTAAAAGGGTTTTTATTTAATCAATGTTAAGAAAATCTTAAGATTTGCATATGGGCGTTGTTAAGATTTAATTGATATTATTCTTTTAGCACAAATTGAAGGGGTGATATAATATGAGAAAATACATATGCAGGAGTGATTGTATTGAATATATTGATCTGTGATGATGACAAGGCTATTGTAGATGGAATAGCTATTTATTTAGAAAATGAAGGATATAAAATATTCAAAGCATATAACGGATTGGAAGCTATACAAATAGTCAGAGACAAGCCAATTCATCTTATTATTATGGACATTATGATGCCTAAGATGGATGGCATACGGGCTACGATAAAAATCAGAGAGGAGAAAAATATACCTCTGATCATGCTTTCTGCCAAATCGGAAGATACAGATAAAATACTTGGACTCAATATGGGAGCGGATGATTATGTCACAAAGCCTTTTAATCCTTTGGAGATTATTGCCAGAGTTAAATCTCAGCTGAGAAGATATACAAGCCTGGGAAGCCTTGAAACCAAGACCAATGTATATAAAACAGGGGGATTGGTAGTCGATGACGAAAGCAAAACCGTAACCGTAGACGGAGAGGAAATTCGTCTTACTCCGGTGCAATACAGGATATTAAGACTTTTAACAGCTAATGCCGGAAGAGTGTTTTCCATAGAGGAAATTTATGAAAAAGCATGGAATGAACCAGCGATTAACCCGGAAAATACAGTGGCAGTTCATATAAGAAAAATAAGAGAAAAAATAGAAATTAATCCAAAAGAACCAAAATATTTGAAGGTGGTGTGGGGAATTGGATACAAAGTGGAGAAATTATAGTCATTCCATCGTAACGAAAATAATTACATTTGTGATGGTGATTACATGTTTTACGGGTGTTATTACATCTTTATTGAATATAGCGTTATTAGAAAATAATGACATTAAAATGGCTTTTCAAGAAAGTTATTTTCATAGTGTCAGCTATATGTCAGAAACCAATACGATTTTAAAAGATTTAAAAATGCTTACAGAGCAATATAAAAGTGAAGAACATATTTTAAACGGTGGAAGCATTTCAGAAGATGAAATGAGAAATACAGAAATAGAATTATTTTATGATTTTCAAAACAACTCAAAAGACTATAATCCTAATTTAAGTGAAGAGGAAAATTATGTTTTGTTTAAAGAGGTATACGCAGATAAGATTATTAAGGCAAAGGAAAAAATGATTAAAGAGGAGTTAAGGCAGTATCATTTGCTCCTCAAACGGATAGAAAATTATGAAGGAGTTTTATACTATATTAACGATGGTACAAATATCTATAAGAATACAACCAATATATCAAAAGAATATTTTAAATCCCATCCTTCTTATATGATTTTTGAAAATTATGAACAAGAAGTTTATCCATTAGAAATTTATAATAACAGATATTATTATTGGATTGCATCAACGATTGATCAGGCAGGTATAGATGATCACGTGATGTATATTGCTTTTACAGAAGACTTTATAAATCCTAGAATAGAACAATGGAAGTCCGATAAAGTAATAGCTGCCAATAGTTTATATCGACTGGCAGGATTCTTATTGGGATTGATCGTGTCATTTTTATATTTAGCATGGATTATTGGAAGAAAGTCCTTTAGAGATCAGGAAGTACATTTGAATGTTGTTGATAACCTATATACTGATATCAATTCGGTATTGTGCCTAGGACTTATAATGTTGTGGTTTTTACTATTAGACGGTTGGGATATTCGAAACTATTCAATGGTAATCATTCCTATAACTGTACCTATCGCTACAGTGGGTTTAATATTAGTTCTGTCCTTGATCAAGCATTTTAAAAATAGAACTTTTATAAAGCATACCTTAGTTTTTCGAATTTTATATAGTGTCTACCAATTTATAAAGAAAGTATACGATAGCGGAAACCTTGGAGTAAAAGTTATATTATTAGTAATTGGCTATCCTATTCTAGTGGCTATAACCATCTTTATATTTCCAGTGACGATAGGTGCAGCGGCTTGGTTTGCACTAAAAAAGATAAGAGAATTTTATGCCATTAAAGAAGGAGTAGAAATCATTAAAAACGGGGATATTCAACATACTATAGAGATTGATAGTAAGGGAGAGTTTAAAAGTCTTGCAGACAATATAAACAGTATTACCGATGGTTTAAAAAATGCTGTAGAAAACGAACTTAAAAGTGAACGGTTAAAAACGGAACTCATTACCAATGTGTCTCATGATATTAGAACACCTTTAACGGGCATTATCACCTACGTTGGTTTATTAAAGAAGGAAACGGATCCGTCAAAAGTACAAGAATATATTGAAGTACTGGATCAAAAGGCCCAAAGGCTAAAGATTTTAACCGATGATTTGTTTGAAGCAGCCAAGGCTTCCAGTGGAAACATTCCAACCCATTTAGAGAAAATAAATATTGTTTCTTTGCTCACTCAGGGCTTAGGAGAGATGAATGATAAGATTGAAGCCAGTCAGCTGGATTTTAAGATGAGCCATCCCAAGGAAGCGATATATATAAAGGCTGACGGACGGCTTTTTTGGAGATCGGTCGAAAATTTATTATCTAACATATTTAAATACGCGCTTCAAGGTTCGAGGGTATATATAGACATTGAGGATTTAGGTGACGAAGTACTCCTTGCTTTAAAAAATATTTCAGCCTATGAGCTTAATATTTCTGCCGATGAATTAATGGAGCGTTTTACAAGGGGAGATGAGTCCAGAAGCAGTGAAGGCAGTGGATTAGGTCTGTCCATTGCTAAAAGCTTGATAGAAATTCAAAAAGGAAGATTTGATATACAAGTTGACGGTGATTTGTTTAAGGTAATGATTTATATGCCAAAGTATTATGAGTAAAATCAAGTGATCTTATAATGTCATAATCCTATTTACCATTATTTTTACTTTTTAATTCAAGAGCCAAAAAGGCTCTTTTTTTATAAGCAATTTTTTATTTGTTGAAAAATTATAAAAAGAATGCCCGTGAAACAGGAAGGGAAAATAACGTTTTCGTTTATATTTTAATTCAATATTGAGAAGAAATGAGTTAATTTAGCTTAGATTCGTTAATACAAAAGAATTGATTTGTGTAAAAAGGAGTTGTTAGATTAGATAGATTTAGGGAAAATTAATACAAATAATTATGTTTAAATCATTTATATTAAGGAATATACACAAAAGCGATATGCAATAAAAGAAAAAGGTTATCAAAAATATATAAATCAGGCAATATAATACAATAATTTGCAAGATAATTTAATGAAAATATTTAAGTGATGATATATACTAATTTAAGTAACAATTTACTTAAATTAAGGAGGTAAAACTATGAAATGGAAAAGGTTATTAAGTTTATTTCTTGTAACCGGAATGGTAATTTCAGCAACTGCTTGCAGTGGTAGTAAGCAAAGTATGACTACAGGAGATCTCGGACAACCAAAAGTGGCAGAAGGAGAAAAAGGAAAAAGCGGTGAATTAGAAGTTCCAGCTATTTATGACATCAAGTTAGGAGAGGATTTTAAAGACCTTAAAGCAGATATTCATATTTTAACACATAGAACAGATATTGTAGATACTGTTTATGCAGGCTATGCAGAAGAATTTAGGAAACTATATCCCAATATTAATATTGAATATGAAGCTATAACGGATTATGCAGAAACAGCTACACTTCGTTTAACAACTGGAGATTGGGGAGATATTTGCTTTATACCAACATCAGTAGATAAAAGTGAATTACCAAACTATTTTATACCTTTTGGAGATGCAGATAAAATTTCTGAGATTTATAATTTCACTAATAATTATCGTTACAGTGGACAAATATATGGGATTCCATATATTGGAGTTGTTCAGGGAATTGTATATAACAAAAAAGTCTTTGAAAAAGCAGGTATTACAGAGTTACCAAAGACTCCAGAAGAATTTTTGAATGCATTACAAAAGATTAAAGATAATACAGATGCTATACCAATGTATTCCAATTTCGCAGCAAAATGGACAATGGGGGCCTGGGATGCATATATTGGAGGAACAGCTACAGGTGATCCAGATTTTATGAATAAGCTTCCACATCTAAGAAATCCATTTTCTAAAAGAGAAAATATGACAGGTCCATATGCAGTTTATTATATTTTATATGAAGCAACAAAAAGAGGTCTTATTGAGGCGGATCCATCCACAACTGATTGGGAAAGCAGTAAGGGTATGATGAACAGAGGTGAAATTGGAACGATGGTTCTTGGTTCATGGGCTGTAAAGCAAATGCAAGAAGCAGACGATCATCCAGATGATGTAGGGTATATGCCATTCCCCATTACAGTTAATGGGAAGCAATATGCTACTGCAGGAGGAGACTATGCATATGGTATAAATAAGGATATTTCTAAAGAAGAACAGATCGCTTCTCTCCTTTATGTTAAATGGCTGCTTGAAGAATCACCTATATTTGAAGATGAAAAAAGTGTTCCAGTACTTAAGAATGCACCAATGCCAAGTATACTCGACTCTTTTGCAGGGGTGGAATTTGTAATTGATAATCCGTCAAAAGAAGGAGAAGAAACATTGTTTGATGATATTAATAATGAATCTGAAGTTGGAATCAACAACAATGACTATAAAGTTTGTCAAATTCTAGAACATGCTTTATATGGTACAAAAGCCTTTGATGATATTATGAATGAATGGAATGAAAAATGGTCTAAGGCTCAGGAAAAATTGAATATTGAAATTTACGAGAAATAGATTTTACGAGAGAATGTATTATATAAATCAGGGCTAACTTCTATTTCATATTTGTAGATTCTTTATCACAGTTGGGGTGGGATTTGGTCAGATCCACTCTATTATTGATTTTGAACTCATTTAATATGCGGATAAGACTCTGCCTATTTGCAGCTTACTATTTTTATACGGGGTGAAATTTCGATGAAAGAAATAAATGAACAATTGAAGAAGATTTACTATGGAGCATATCGCATTTGCGAAACTGAGGATAGATATTTACAAACATTTCAATATACTCAGCAGCAGATGGAGTATTTTAAGCAAATTTCGGAAGAATGGTATGCCAGATCTAAGGCTTCTAATGCAAAAACCCTTGAGTTTACTACAAGTGCAACACAATTTTCTTTTGAGTACAAATTTATATGGATTGAATCAGAGGATTCTATTGAACTTGCAATTGACGGATTGATCACAAAAATATATTACGTAAAAGATTTAGAGAAAGAGGGAAAATTATCTTTTGAAATGCCTGCCGGAGAAAAGAAAGTCGTAGTCTATTTGCCTGTTGATGCCACCATTCTGATACGCAATTTTGAGATCAATGGAGATGTGCTTCCTGTGGAAAAAAAGGAGAAAGTTCTGTGGATGGGAGATTCTATAACACAAGGTTGTGGTCCATTACGTTCCGGGCAGACCTATGTCAGTGTGGCTAATCGTTTGCTTAACTATGATATTATTAATCAGGGGATAGGTGGATACGTATATGATAAAAATATACTTGTTCCTATGGAAGGATATTCTCCTGATAAAATTATTGTTGCATTGGGAACAAATCAATACAGAACAGAAAGTATGGAGGCTATAGAAGAATATTATGAAAGATTATCAGAAGTTTATGGGAATACGCCAGTACTTTGCATCACACCAATTTGGAGAGGGGACTTGCCAGATGCAGAGGAGGTACTTGCAGAGTTTTGTCAAAAGATTAAAGAGATCTGTGCCAAGTATTCCAATATTACTGTAATTGAAGGTTTTAGCCTTGTACCCCATGCATCCGAATATTTCGTAGACAATCTCCATCCTAATGCACTTGGTTCAGAGGTCTATGGAAGAAACCTTGTATTGGCAATGCAGGAAGTAAGATTTTAAGATTTAATAAATCTGCAAATTAATGTATAGGGGAGGGGAAAATATGTTTGCAAAAAAAATAAAAAGGTTTTATGCAGTTTTATTAATTTGTGTCATGATAGGAACGTTATTGCCTGTAAAATGGACTTTTGCTTTAGATAAGGAGCTTTTAAAATTTGAATTTAGCTCTCCTGATGACATTATTTCATGGACTAATGGAGGATCTTGGGAATATTCCGGGAGATTAGATATTGGCTATGATGATGTCCTAAAGGCAATGAAGGTTGATTTGGATTATTCCAACAATGCAAATGCCTCATGGAGCGAAGCCAAAATAGCCTGTAGTTTTCCGTCAGAACAAGATTTGTCAGGATATAATCAAGCATCATTTGATTTCATTTATGATCCTGCTCAGATGACAAAAGGATCTTTTGCAATTAAGTTAGTAGCAGGAAATAAAGATGCAATAAGTTCTGTTGAACTGGTCAATGCTCAAGATTATGGAAACGGACTTAAAAAGGTTACAGTGGTTTTAGAATTTAAAAATGATGAAAATAGGGTGTCAGATTTAATCCTTGGCATAGTAGGTCAGAATACAGATTATAAAGGTGCAGTATATATAGACAATATCACATTTGCATATAAAGAAGTAGAAGATATGTATGTTGTAGCAACAAAAAGTATAATTGAACAAACGCCAATTGCTGTAAATAAAGATTCAATCGTTGCCAATGGAATTACTCAAAAGACACCGGATAAAGTAAAACTTGTAGATGATAAGGCAATTAAGGCAACAGCGCAGT
This region of Defluviitalea raffinosedens genomic DNA includes:
- a CDS encoding FtsX-like permease family protein: MFFKHVRRNAAKYRKNNGLFFSSLVVAIVAFYTLLSLGDQDVMRFLKTIESDAVSKLMLLVPVVYMISLFFVFFLVYFAYRYQLDNRKKEFGLYLMLGMKRSTLFAMLMSETIWNSLISILIGLPISLLLTEGISLATAKLVGLGIIGHRISFSISAVLGTVVGFIAVQMIAMLFLSASFSRKEPMELLRSDSPEKQVPLSAKTGWLCFGVGLMFLILAYVVGVTMLRSFDFNIVMLIIILGGGGTFILYRGMGVFIGHNIQQKSPMRSGLFTFTGRQIQENVIHQYKALAISSLLLVMALACVSFGIGVASGRGSTEVRTVDFSIDGSEQEVRRVLDSEASKSMIAVYYPMFLSRMNTNLYDNTGVVLRSEPNARDFSWTGLNAALEKLPETNLRNNMIENFSDRSGPYLISETSYNELLQAIGKEQIQLKMNQVALYTSMKDSGDFMNILNGALELGAYIEVDGQKYELLSSVYYDNVVADRKITLSSALIVSDEDYRNWVSDASTPFCWNVVLNHKVVNEKGLMQAIQLMEQNIMGTGLEYESYISGIGRNLFYTVAASYLTIYLGVLFMVIANTVIGLKYLMQQRANKHRYITLLMLGANVNELRKSARSQIRLFFALTLSVAVCSSIFAIWSMFTSFLKLPVGTSMSKVVVIAGISAILFVVIECIYIHIVEHASSREIQALRVTDRG
- a CDS encoding response regulator transcription factor; translated protein: MNKIIVIEDDIYLREELVNTFVKKGYSVSSISSFDAPEKEILNNNPDLAVLDINLPGKSGFELCKWLKARASFPILILTARDTLSDELYALGLGADDFLTKPCHPDRLIARAERLLQTYGKVRNLIQAGDIVLDIDTYKVIWKNAHVVLSDTEGRILKVLLECYPSVVSKQKLLIELWGSEEYVDENILQVNMTRLRKSLDSIGLRDMIQTVRGQGYRLEVSKP
- a CDS encoding sensor histidine kinase is translated as MSLKAERHWFILLLLTDLFFIFLTWLIGPDTIGSIIFIILLFTAIIFSTGYWIARIKQKKQIGILQLFLNSLDEETEQRLLATVDESWHPAIWIASGQLREQSQTIKDKQLELQNYQEFIEAWTHEIKTPLSLATLVLANHREEMSAYVYNRMEYVRCTINNDVDRILYYARLQADHVDYRFVKLDLSDCVQECLEDFRAISDEKKIDVQLNLSHLQIISDKKVLTFMLSQLFSNAFKYTASVNGTIHVVSWSDTQDDGKIHLAVRDNGKGVPLEDLPFLFDKGFTGSHPDRQNATGMGLYLVKKYAEALSVEVNIESISTSGQGFGIELMFPII
- a CDS encoding ABC-2 transporter permease; protein product: MTGLILKDIYNLKRHSKVYVILLIFYFFLSRANGNATMFGSMLSILAVMLPITAMAYDEKNNWDRYALTMPLSRKDLVLSRYILGLIFALIAFIISIVSSLLFNKELLMESIIADISILSSVLLLIAFVFPVLFKFGIEKGRTLMIIILFAPTMLLVFLSNLGIKLPDEEALKPLLYFSPVAIIIIFILSIFVSISIYNKKEF
- a CDS encoding ABC transporter ATP-binding protein; amino-acid sequence: MEYALTLENVTKEYKDFKLDHINVYLPKGCIMGFIGENGAGKSTTIKLIMDLVKRDEGKITILGKDNKTELNSIKENIGVVMNELCFPENLNAREINKIMKKVYKTWDEDQFHSFIQKFSIAESKLIKEYSRGMKMKLAIAVALSHDSKILILDEATSGLDPIVREEILDIFLEFIQDESHSIFVSSHIISDLEKICDYITFIHKGKIVLSEPKDELLERYGILKCTEEEFEQVNPAVIKGVRKNKFGIEALVLKNELKGNYVIDKADIEDIMIFYIKEQMV
- a CDS encoding GntR family transcriptional regulator, which produces MNIIISNSSNQPIYEQIVSQIKALIISGELNEGDALPSMRLLAKELRISVITTKRAYEELEKEGFIVSITGKGSFVASKNLELIKEQQLKEIENHMQEIIDLANLYGISLEELIEMLTLMYKGE
- a CDS encoding HAMP domain-containing sensor histidine kinase, giving the protein MDTKWRNYSHSIVTKIITFVMVITCFTGVITSLLNIALLENNDIKMAFQESYFHSVSYMSETNTILKDLKMLTEQYKSEEHILNGGSISEDEMRNTEIELFYDFQNNSKDYNPNLSEEENYVLFKEVYADKIIKAKEKMIKEELRQYHLLLKRIENYEGVLYYINDGTNIYKNTTNISKEYFKSHPSYMIFENYEQEVYPLEIYNNRYYYWIASTIDQAGIDDHVMYIAFTEDFINPRIEQWKSDKVIAANSLYRLAGFLLGLIVSFLYLAWIIGRKSFRDQEVHLNVVDNLYTDINSVLCLGLIMLWFLLLDGWDIRNYSMVIIPITVPIATVGLILVLSLIKHFKNRTFIKHTLVFRILYSVYQFIKKVYDSGNLGVKVILLVIGYPILVAITIFIFPVTIGAAAWFALKKIREFYAIKEGVEIIKNGDIQHTIEIDSKGEFKSLADNINSITDGLKNAVENELKSERLKTELITNVSHDIRTPLTGIITYVGLLKKETDPSKVQEYIEVLDQKAQRLKILTDDLFEAAKASSGNIPTHLEKINIVSLLTQGLGEMNDKIEASQLDFKMSHPKEAIYIKADGRLFWRSVENLLSNIFKYALQGSRVYIDIEDLGDEVLLALKNISAYELNISADELMERFTRGDESRSSEGSGLGLSIAKSLIEIQKGRFDIQVDGDLFKVMIYMPKYYE